The following proteins are co-located in the Polymorphospora rubra genome:
- a CDS encoding PQQ-dependent sugar dehydrogenase, with protein MSARPPYPRVSRTRAALAAAAALVLLTSGCAFGDPPPDPAGEPPTFPTPSVSATPPAGAGQEIAATVLAKGLRVPWGVAFLPDGGALVTERDTAKILKVGPESDTNGLKVTTVQTLDEVDAAGEGGLMGIAVSPDYATDQTVYVYYSTEEDNRVARLTLGGEPTPVVTGIPLSGIHNGGRIAFGPDGFLYVTTGDASERGLAQDRASLGGKILRMTPDGKPATGNPFPDSLVWSLGHRNVQGIAWDGEDRLYATEFGQSSWDEINRIEPGKNYGWPEKEGRGNDSRFVDPLVTWRTDESSCSGVAAVERLLIAACLRGERLWVVELTAAGTVFGQPRAMLTGEYGRLRTAATAPDGSVWITTSNHDGRGEPAPDDDRILRLVFSGGGAGKS; from the coding sequence ATGAGCGCGCGTCCCCCGTACCCCCGTGTCAGCCGGACCCGTGCGGCCCTCGCCGCCGCCGCCGCACTGGTCCTCCTGACCAGCGGCTGCGCGTTCGGCGACCCGCCGCCGGACCCGGCCGGCGAGCCGCCGACGTTCCCGACCCCGTCGGTGTCGGCCACCCCGCCCGCCGGCGCCGGTCAGGAGATCGCCGCGACGGTGCTGGCCAAGGGACTGCGGGTGCCGTGGGGGGTGGCGTTCCTGCCCGACGGCGGGGCACTGGTCACCGAGCGGGACACCGCCAAGATCCTCAAGGTCGGTCCGGAGTCGGACACGAACGGCCTCAAGGTCACCACCGTGCAGACCCTCGACGAGGTCGACGCGGCCGGCGAGGGCGGGCTGATGGGCATCGCCGTGTCGCCCGACTACGCCACCGACCAGACGGTGTACGTCTACTACTCGACCGAGGAGGACAACCGGGTCGCCCGGCTGACCCTCGGTGGGGAGCCGACCCCGGTGGTCACCGGCATCCCGCTGTCCGGCATCCACAACGGCGGCCGGATCGCGTTCGGCCCGGACGGTTTCCTCTACGTCACCACCGGCGACGCGTCGGAGCGCGGGCTGGCCCAGGACCGGGCGAGCCTCGGCGGCAAGATCCTGCGGATGACGCCGGACGGCAAGCCGGCCACCGGCAACCCGTTCCCCGACTCGCTGGTCTGGTCGCTCGGCCACCGCAACGTGCAGGGCATCGCCTGGGACGGCGAGGACCGGCTCTACGCGACCGAGTTCGGCCAGAGTTCGTGGGACGAGATAAATCGGATCGAGCCGGGTAAGAACTACGGCTGGCCCGAGAAGGAAGGCCGGGGCAACGACTCGAGATTCGTGGATCCGCTGGTCACCTGGCGGACCGACGAGTCGTCGTGCTCGGGCGTCGCGGCCGTGGAACGGCTGCTGATCGCGGCGTGCCTGCGCGGCGAACGGCTGTGGGTGGTCGAACTGACCGCGGCCGGCACCGTGTTCGGGCAGCCGCGGGCGATGCTGACCGGCGAGTACGGCCGGCTGCGTACGGCCGCCACGGCCCCCGACGGATCGGTGTGGATCACCACCTCCAATCACGACGGACGGGGGGAACCGGCGCCGGACGACGACCGCATCCTCCGGCTGGTCTTCTCCGGCGGCGGAGCGGGTAAGAGCTGA
- a CDS encoding PadR family transcriptional regulator translates to MAIGQTFLGLLESGPSHGYDLKRTYDERFGRDRPLAYGQVYATLSRLLRNGLVEVDGIEPGGGPERKRYAITDAGITDVRRWLAQPEKPDLYLQNTLYTKVVLALLTGRPATEILDTQRAEHLRLMRELTRRKNDGGLPDHLICDYALFHLEADLRWLELTAARLDQLAKEVRP, encoded by the coding sequence ATGGCAATCGGACAGACGTTCCTGGGGCTGCTGGAGTCGGGGCCGTCGCACGGCTACGACCTCAAGCGCACATACGACGAACGGTTCGGCCGCGACCGGCCACTGGCCTACGGGCAGGTCTACGCGACCCTCTCGCGACTGCTCAGGAACGGCCTCGTCGAGGTCGACGGCATCGAGCCCGGCGGCGGACCGGAACGCAAGCGGTACGCGATCACCGACGCCGGGATCACCGACGTACGGCGGTGGCTCGCCCAGCCCGAGAAGCCCGACCTCTACCTGCAGAACACCCTCTACACGAAGGTGGTGCTGGCGCTGCTGACCGGGCGCCCCGCCACCGAGATCCTCGACACCCAGCGGGCCGAGCACCTGCGCCTGATGCGCGAGCTGACCCGCCGCAAGAACGACGGCGGCCTGCCCGACCACCTCATCTGCGACTACGCGCTGTTCCACCTCGAAGCCGACCTGCGGTGGCTCGAACTCACCGCCGCCCGCCTGGACCAGCTCGCCAAGGAGGTACGGCCATGA
- a CDS encoding PH domain-containing protein — protein sequence MSTARPVHFRYPQAILVAAIVGFVGAIPLASVSWFLAPILLVPLALAIWAWRAGTDADAAGIRTRALLGNRRIAWSQIRELAADRRGRAMALLTDGHAVGLPAVRAADLPRLVEASGSRLDTDHAG from the coding sequence GTGAGCACCGCGCGACCAGTCCATTTCCGTTATCCGCAGGCGATCCTGGTGGCGGCGATCGTCGGGTTCGTCGGCGCCATCCCGCTGGCGAGCGTCTCGTGGTTCCTCGCCCCGATCCTGCTGGTGCCGCTCGCCCTGGCGATCTGGGCGTGGCGGGCCGGCACCGACGCCGACGCGGCCGGCATCCGGACCCGGGCACTGCTCGGCAACCGCCGCATCGCCTGGTCCCAGATCCGCGAACTGGCCGCCGACCGGCGCGGGCGGGCGATGGCGCTGCTGACCGACGGCCACGCCGTGGGTCTGCCGGCCGTCCGGGCCGCCGACCTGCCCCGGCTCGTCGAGGCCAGCGGCAGCCGGCTCGACACCGACCACGCCGGCTGA
- a CDS encoding metallophosphoesterase family protein, with the protein MRTAGRHLRRAGRSRVTRRLGMGLAVLTVTLVGVVAGVLIGARSQVDVGPFSAEMSITPAADGGTTFSIPPLGALQLDSHDGPAHLNVRLGALDQRRTEALIGDPAGIARASQTAVHDVTMGIARLGAQTIAVSVLSTLVLSALVFRNVRRVAWSGALALVITAGSLGTAALTLRPQSIEEPRYEGLLVNAPAIVGDARRIANDYTKYSEQLQRLIGNVGRIYTTVSTLPVYEPAEGTTRILHVSDLHLNPTAWQIIRTIVEQWDIDAVIDTGDITDWGSEPEASFVGSIGLLGVPYVYIRGNHDSPTTEAAIGGQRNSVVLDNTVANVAGLSIAGIGDPRFTPDKETSPAGSGQTKQATEQIQGVGQRLADTIRATPEPVDIALVHDPASAGPLSGVTPLVLAGHTHQRAASMLGQVPDQQETRLLVQGSTGGAGLRGLEGEEPLPLAMSVLYFDQQKALQAYDDIQVGGTGQSQVALERHVIKPEVPEEPLNGSPSPTAPTPSPTR; encoded by the coding sequence ATGCGCACCGCCGGCCGACACCTCCGGCGGGCCGGCCGGTCGCGGGTCACCCGCCGGCTCGGGATGGGGTTGGCCGTCCTCACCGTCACCCTCGTCGGCGTCGTGGCGGGAGTGCTCATCGGCGCCCGCAGCCAGGTCGACGTCGGGCCGTTCAGCGCCGAAATGTCGATCACCCCGGCGGCCGACGGCGGCACCACGTTCAGCATCCCGCCGCTGGGCGCCCTCCAGCTCGACAGCCACGACGGACCGGCCCACCTCAACGTCCGCCTCGGCGCCCTCGACCAGCGCCGCACCGAGGCACTCATCGGCGACCCGGCCGGCATCGCCCGGGCCAGCCAGACCGCCGTACACGACGTGACGATGGGCATCGCCCGGCTCGGCGCCCAGACGATCGCGGTGTCCGTGCTGTCCACCCTCGTGCTGTCGGCGCTGGTGTTCCGCAACGTACGCCGGGTCGCCTGGTCGGGCGCGCTGGCGCTCGTGATCACCGCCGGCAGTCTCGGCACCGCCGCCCTCACCCTGCGCCCGCAGTCGATCGAGGAGCCACGGTACGAGGGACTGCTGGTCAACGCACCGGCGATCGTCGGTGACGCGCGGCGGATCGCCAACGACTACACGAAATACTCCGAGCAGCTCCAGCGACTGATCGGCAACGTCGGTCGGATCTACACGACGGTGTCGACGCTGCCGGTCTACGAGCCCGCCGAGGGCACCACCCGCATCCTGCACGTCTCCGACCTGCACCTCAACCCGACCGCCTGGCAGATCATCCGCACCATCGTCGAGCAGTGGGACATCGACGCGGTGATCGACACCGGCGACATCACCGACTGGGGCAGCGAGCCGGAGGCGTCCTTCGTCGGCTCGATCGGCCTGCTCGGTGTCCCGTACGTCTACATCCGCGGCAACCACGACTCGCCGACCACCGAGGCGGCGATCGGCGGCCAGCGCAACTCGGTCGTGCTCGACAACACCGTCGCGAACGTCGCCGGGCTGAGCATCGCCGGGATCGGCGACCCACGCTTCACTCCGGACAAGGAGACGTCCCCGGCCGGATCGGGCCAGACGAAGCAGGCCACGGAGCAGATCCAGGGGGTCGGGCAGCGGCTCGCCGACACGATCCGGGCCACCCCGGAGCCGGTCGACATCGCGCTCGTCCACGATCCGGCGTCGGCCGGACCGCTTTCCGGGGTGACCCCGCTGGTGCTGGCCGGCCACACCCACCAGCGTGCGGCGAGCATGCTGGGCCAGGTTCCCGACCAGCAGGAGACCCGGCTGCTGGTGCAGGGGTCGACCGGCGGTGCCGGGCTGCGCGGCCTCGAAGGCGAGGAGCCGCTGCCGCTGGCCATGTCGGTGCTCTACTTCGACCAGCAGAAGGCCCTGCAGGCGTACGACGACATCCAGGTCGGCGGCACCGGCCAGTCCCAGGTCGCGCTCGAACGGCACGTGATCAAACCCGAGGTGCCGGAGGAACCGCTCAACGGCTCGCCGTCACCGACGGCACCGACCCCGTCCCCGACCCGCTGA
- a CDS encoding FtsX-like permease family protein, whose product MRSWARDLALGCRLAISGGREGWTRTVLTAVGVGLGVALLLLSAAVPNILDARSERTSARADLRFTEQPLVKGDDTLLVLDVGTRYRGEHIYGRMLRAEGVNAPRPPGVAELPGPGEMLVSPSLERLLTGPDGALLRERLDARIVGTIGDEGLAGAREHAFYVGSDSITEDRAQRIDGFGVVDDSEGLDPVLLMLTVVIFAVLLLPVAVFIGAAVRFGGDRRDRRLAALRLVGADGAMIRRIAAGEALLGSVLGLGVGAVVFFAGRQLVELFTVMDVTVFAGDVRPTLALTLLVVLAVPAAAVAVTLFALRRVVIEPLGVVRHATGGRRRLWWRLLFPALGLALLAPLVGTIGAESGGGNEMQVAAGAVLLLIGVAVLLPWLVEAVVGRLPGGGVPWQLATRRLQLSSGTSARVVSGIAVASAGAIALQMLFAGVSADYVEATGEDPGRAQFQVWGFSLGDHSQTEAAVRRFRETPGIRDVTGYSVVYAGSLAGPAQGGRQGGVEVLVGDCATLAEFAVLDGCAAGDAFLSEASNPDPESTPPGPGDPVVMSGPAATEWTIPATTRMIAPRADSPLHDAARLYVTPEVLPSDLLRGGRVEFFVNLDAAEPDAVEHLRTAVVKVSPYFMISERVALREDDRFAGIRRGLFIGALLTMLLIGASMLVTTLEQLRERRRLLAVLVAFGTRRSTLTWSVLLQTAVPVVLGLALAIGVGLGLGAVLMSMVDLSVRVDWTSIGQITGVAAGVVLLVTALSLPVLWRLMRPDGLRTE is encoded by the coding sequence ATGAGGAGCTGGGCTCGCGATCTCGCGCTCGGCTGCCGGCTGGCGATCAGCGGCGGCCGGGAGGGCTGGACGCGCACCGTCCTGACGGCGGTCGGGGTCGGGCTCGGCGTGGCCCTGCTGCTGCTCTCCGCCGCCGTCCCGAACATCCTGGACGCCCGCTCGGAGCGGACCTCGGCCCGGGCCGATCTGCGCTTCACCGAGCAGCCGCTGGTCAAGGGCGACGACACGCTGCTGGTGCTCGACGTCGGCACCAGATACCGCGGCGAGCACATCTACGGCCGGATGCTGAGAGCGGAGGGGGTCAACGCACCCCGGCCGCCGGGGGTAGCCGAGCTGCCCGGGCCGGGCGAGATGCTCGTCTCCCCCAGCCTGGAAAGGCTGTTGACCGGTCCGGACGGCGCCCTGCTGCGGGAGCGGCTGGACGCCCGGATCGTCGGCACGATCGGCGACGAGGGCCTGGCCGGTGCGCGGGAACACGCCTTCTACGTGGGCAGCGACAGCATCACCGAGGACCGGGCCCAGCGGATCGACGGATTCGGCGTGGTGGACGACAGCGAGGGTTTGGACCCCGTCCTGCTGATGCTCACGGTGGTCATCTTCGCCGTGCTGCTGCTGCCGGTCGCCGTCTTCATCGGCGCGGCCGTCCGGTTCGGCGGCGACCGCCGGGACCGGCGGCTCGCCGCGCTGCGGCTGGTCGGCGCGGACGGCGCGATGATCCGCCGGATCGCCGCCGGCGAGGCGCTGCTCGGCTCGGTCCTCGGCCTCGGCGTCGGCGCCGTGGTCTTCTTCGCCGGGCGGCAACTGGTCGAACTGTTCACCGTCATGGACGTGACCGTCTTCGCCGGTGACGTACGGCCGACCCTGGCACTCACCCTGCTCGTGGTGCTCGCCGTACCGGCCGCCGCGGTGGCGGTGACCCTCTTCGCCCTGCGCCGGGTGGTCATCGAACCGCTGGGGGTGGTCCGGCACGCCACCGGTGGCCGGCGCCGGCTCTGGTGGCGCCTGCTCTTTCCCGCCCTCGGGCTCGCCCTGCTCGCCCCGCTCGTCGGCACGATCGGCGCGGAATCCGGGGGCGGCAACGAGATGCAGGTCGCCGCCGGCGCGGTGCTCCTCCTGATCGGCGTGGCGGTGCTGCTGCCCTGGCTGGTCGAGGCGGTGGTCGGCCGGTTGCCCGGTGGCGGCGTCCCGTGGCAGCTCGCCACCCGGCGGCTCCAGCTCAGCAGCGGTACGTCGGCGCGGGTGGTCAGCGGGATCGCGGTCGCCTCGGCCGGCGCGATCGCGTTGCAGATGCTCTTCGCCGGGGTGAGCGCCGACTACGTGGAGGCGACGGGAGAGGATCCCGGGCGGGCCCAGTTCCAGGTGTGGGGTTTCTCCCTCGGCGACCACTCACAGACCGAGGCGGCCGTCCGACGGTTCCGGGAGACCCCAGGCATACGGGACGTCACCGGCTACAGCGTCGTGTACGCCGGCAGCCTCGCCGGCCCCGCGCAGGGAGGCCGGCAGGGCGGGGTGGAGGTGTTGGTCGGGGACTGCGCCACGCTGGCCGAGTTCGCCGTGCTGGACGGCTGCGCCGCCGGGGACGCCTTCCTGAGCGAGGCCAGCAACCCGGACCCCGAATCGACGCCGCCGGGACCAGGCGACCCGGTCGTGATGAGCGGCCCCGCTGCGACGGAGTGGACGATCCCCGCCACTACCCGGATGATCGCGCCCCGCGCTGACTCGCCGCTACATGACGCCGCCCGGCTCTACGTGACGCCGGAGGTGCTTCCGTCGGACCTCCTGCGCGGCGGGCGGGTCGAGTTCTTCGTCAACCTCGACGCGGCCGAGCCGGACGCCGTCGAGCACCTGCGTACCGCCGTGGTCAAGGTGAGCCCGTACTTCATGATCAGCGAACGGGTCGCGCTGCGGGAGGACGACCGGTTCGCCGGCATCCGGCGCGGCCTGTTCATCGGGGCGCTGCTGACCATGCTGCTGATCGGCGCCAGCATGCTGGTGACCACCCTGGAGCAGCTGCGGGAGCGCCGACGACTGCTCGCCGTTCTGGTCGCCTTCGGCACCCGACGCAGCACGCTGACCTGGTCGGTCCTGTTGCAGACCGCCGTACCGGTGGTGCTCGGGCTGGCCCTGGCGATCGGTGTCGGGCTGGGGCTCGGCGCGGTGCTCATGTCGATGGTCGACCTCTCGGTCCGGGTCGACTGGACCAGCATCGGCCAGATCACCGGGGTGGCCGCCGGGGTGGTGCTGCTGGTAACCGCGCTGAGCCTGCCGGTCCTGTGGCGGCTGATGCGCCCGGACGGGCTGCGTACCGAGTGA
- a CDS encoding 2-hydroxyacid dehydrogenase, protein MKVWVAHEHGIGLMGALPAGVTVETVRGPDHLPSDPAGVSFWVPPFLAGGSTVGLAEKLPDLKVVQLLSAGADAWVGRLAAGVTLCDARGVHDSSTAEWVVTAILSHLRAFPAFVRAQVRREWAYEEFTPTDELAGKRVLIVGAGSIGAALTARLAPFEVEVTRVARTPRPDEGVHGVAELPALLPTADVVVVIVPLTERTRGLIDAEFLAALPDGALLVNGARGPVADTAALVAELSTGRIGAALDVTDPEPLPADHPLWELPNVLITPHVAGSVKGVLPRAYRLAGAQLRRFAAGEPLTNQVTDGY, encoded by the coding sequence GTGAAGGTCTGGGTCGCGCACGAGCACGGCATCGGGCTGATGGGTGCGCTGCCGGCGGGGGTCACGGTCGAGACCGTGCGCGGTCCCGACCACCTGCCGTCGGACCCCGCCGGGGTGTCGTTCTGGGTGCCGCCGTTCCTCGCCGGGGGCAGCACGGTCGGCCTCGCCGAGAAGCTGCCCGACCTGAAGGTGGTGCAGCTGCTCTCCGCCGGGGCCGACGCCTGGGTGGGCCGGCTGGCGGCCGGCGTGACGCTCTGCGACGCGCGCGGCGTGCACGACTCGTCCACGGCCGAGTGGGTGGTCACCGCGATCCTGTCGCACCTGCGCGCGTTCCCGGCCTTCGTCCGGGCGCAGGTCCGCCGCGAGTGGGCGTACGAGGAGTTCACGCCCACCGACGAACTGGCCGGCAAGCGGGTGCTGATTGTCGGGGCCGGCTCGATCGGCGCCGCGCTGACCGCCCGGCTGGCCCCCTTCGAGGTCGAGGTGACCAGGGTGGCCCGTACGCCCCGACCGGACGAGGGCGTCCACGGTGTGGCCGAGCTGCCCGCCCTGCTGCCCACCGCCGACGTCGTGGTGGTGATCGTGCCGCTCACCGAGCGGACCAGGGGGCTGATCGACGCCGAGTTCCTCGCCGCGCTGCCGGACGGGGCGCTGCTGGTCAACGGGGCCCGCGGCCCGGTCGCCGACACCGCAGCCCTGGTGGCCGAGCTGTCCACCGGCCGGATCGGCGCCGCGCTCGACGTCACCGACCCCGAGCCGCTGCCGGCCGACCATCCGCTGTGGGAACTGCCGAACGTACTGATCACCCCGCACGTCGCGGGTTCGGTCAAGGGGGTGCTCCCGCGCGCCTACCGGCTCGCCGGTGCCCAGCTCCGCCGCTTCGCCGCCGGCGAACCACTGACCAACCAGGTCACCGACGGGTACTGA
- a CDS encoding ABC transporter ATP-binding protein — MNPATDGGDRNRPNEPLLHAVDLHKSFGPTPALAGASMDLAAGEVVAIMGPSGSGKSTLLHCTAGIVAPDSGRIVYRGRELSAMSDAARSALRRSEFGFVFQFGQLVPELTCLENVALPLRLDGHKRREAERRATGWLDRLEVSDVAHKRPGEISGGQGQRVAVARALVTGPRVVFADEPTGALDSLNGERVMKLLTEAARDTGAAVVLVTHEPRVAAYSDREIVVRDGRTREMELTGR; from the coding sequence ATGAACCCCGCGACCGACGGCGGCGACCGGAACCGGCCGAACGAACCACTGCTGCACGCCGTCGACCTGCACAAGTCGTTCGGCCCCACGCCGGCGCTCGCCGGTGCGTCGATGGACCTCGCCGCCGGCGAGGTCGTCGCGATCATGGGCCCCTCCGGCTCCGGCAAGTCGACCCTGCTGCACTGCACCGCCGGAATCGTCGCGCCGGACAGCGGCCGGATCGTCTACCGCGGCCGGGAACTCTCCGCGATGTCCGACGCCGCCCGCAGTGCGCTGCGACGCAGCGAGTTCGGCTTCGTCTTCCAGTTCGGCCAGCTGGTGCCCGAACTGACCTGCCTGGAGAACGTCGCCCTGCCACTGCGGCTCGACGGGCACAAGCGCCGCGAGGCCGAGCGGCGGGCCACCGGCTGGCTGGACCGGCTGGAGGTCTCCGACGTCGCCCACAAGCGGCCCGGCGAGATCTCCGGCGGTCAGGGCCAGCGGGTCGCGGTGGCGCGTGCCCTGGTCACCGGCCCACGGGTGGTCTTCGCCGACGAACCGACCGGGGCGCTCGACTCGCTCAACGGCGAACGGGTCATGAAACTGCTCACCGAGGCCGCCCGGGACACCGGCGCTGCCGTGGTGCTGGTGACCCACGAGCCGCGGGTCGCGGCGTACTCCGACCGGGAGATCGTGGTGCGTGACGGCCGGACCCGCGAGATGGAGCTGACGGGCCGATGA
- the gatB gene encoding Asp-tRNA(Asn)/Glu-tRNA(Gln) amidotransferase subunit GatB gives MTTIVLPPYDDVVARYEPVIGLETHVELGTNTKMFCGCPTDFGGEPNTRVCPVCLGLPGSLPVANRAAIEATIRIGLALNCSIASWCRFARKNYFYPDMPKNFQISQYDEPLCVDGWLDVEVDGEMVRIGIERVHLEEDTGKTLHIGGATGRIHGATESLVDYNRAGIPLVEIVTKPIPGTGAQAPEVARAYVTELRDVLRSLGVSDVRMEEGSLRCDVNTSLNLPGGPWGTRTETKNVNSLRSVERAVRSEMLRQAAVLDGGGTIVQETRHFHEDTGDTTSGRSKETATDYRYFPEPDLVPLAPDAAWVEELRAALPELPRVHRKRLQEQWGLSDLDMQSVLNAGAVELIEQTVAAGATPAAARKWWLGELSRRANEQGIELAAVGATPEHVAELQRLVDEGKLNDKLARGVLEGVVAGEGTPSEIMTARGLEVVSDTGALTAAVDEAIAANPAIADKIRDGKVAAAGALVGAVMKATRGQADAKTVRELVLSRLGVEG, from the coding sequence ATGACCACGATCGTCCTGCCGCCGTACGACGACGTCGTCGCGCGCTACGAGCCGGTGATCGGCCTGGAGACGCACGTCGAGCTGGGCACGAACACGAAGATGTTCTGTGGCTGCCCGACCGACTTCGGCGGCGAGCCCAACACCCGGGTCTGCCCGGTCTGTCTCGGTCTGCCCGGCTCGCTGCCGGTCGCCAACCGGGCGGCCATCGAGGCGACGATCCGGATCGGGCTGGCGCTCAACTGCTCGATCGCGTCGTGGTGCCGCTTCGCCCGGAAGAACTACTTCTATCCGGACATGCCGAAGAACTTCCAGATCAGCCAGTACGACGAGCCGCTGTGCGTCGACGGCTGGCTGGACGTCGAGGTCGACGGTGAGATGGTCCGGATCGGCATCGAGCGGGTGCACCTGGAGGAGGACACCGGCAAGACGCTGCACATCGGCGGCGCGACCGGGCGGATCCACGGTGCGACCGAGTCGCTGGTCGACTACAACCGGGCCGGTATCCCGCTGGTCGAGATCGTCACCAAGCCGATCCCGGGCACGGGTGCCCAGGCGCCGGAGGTGGCCCGGGCGTACGTCACCGAGCTGCGGGACGTGCTGCGCTCGCTGGGCGTCTCCGACGTACGGATGGAGGAGGGCTCGCTGCGCTGCGACGTCAACACGTCGCTGAACCTGCCCGGCGGGCCGTGGGGCACCCGTACCGAGACCAAGAACGTCAACTCGCTGCGTTCGGTCGAGCGGGCCGTCCGGTCGGAGATGCTGCGGCAGGCGGCGGTGCTCGACGGCGGCGGCACGATCGTGCAGGAGACCCGGCACTTCCACGAGGACACCGGCGACACCACGTCGGGCCGGTCCAAGGAGACGGCGACCGACTACCGCTACTTCCCCGAGCCCGACCTGGTGCCGCTGGCGCCGGACGCCGCCTGGGTGGAGGAGTTGCGGGCCGCCCTGCCCGAGCTGCCGCGGGTGCACCGCAAGCGGCTCCAGGAGCAGTGGGGACTGTCCGATCTGGACATGCAGTCGGTGCTCAACGCCGGCGCGGTCGAGCTGATCGAGCAGACCGTGGCCGCCGGTGCCACGCCGGCCGCGGCCCGCAAGTGGTGGCTCGGCGAGCTGTCCCGCCGCGCCAACGAGCAGGGCATCGAGCTGGCCGCGGTGGGCGCCACCCCGGAGCACGTGGCCGAGCTTCAGCGGCTGGTCGACGAGGGCAAGCTCAACGACAAGCTGGCCCGGGGCGTGCTCGAAGGCGTGGTCGCGGGGGAGGGCACCCCGTCGGAGATCATGACCGCCCGTGGCCTGGAGGTCGTCTCCGACACCGGTGCGCTGACCGCGGCGGTCGACGAGGCGATCGCCGCCAACCCGGCCATCGCGGACAAGATCCGGGACGGCAAGGTCGCGGCCGCCGGAGCGCTGGTCGGTGCCGTCATGAAGGCCACCCGCGGGCAGGCCGACGCCAAGACCGTACGCGAACTGGTGCTGTCCCGGCTCGGCGTCGAGGGCTGA